One window of Aliarcobacter lanthieri genomic DNA carries:
- a CDS encoding FecR family protein has protein sequence MSNRSIQDEELINQIKALPKDFLDELKNEVKQNRLKINKRKRFLKVFSPLAAACILVALYVSIFIEFPNYSQKYQTLTKIQNNIILPDNSKISLDSNTSIEVKYYKSKRVVDLSNGKAIFDVTSNKEQPFIIHTNKINIEVVGTKFEVVNNQNELQVNVLEGSVKVLRAEGYDIQLALVTKGQSLKFDQNTNKISQKYENINQMLQWSEGKVSFNQTNLNDVFYEFSKYLDLQITFEKERAKRYQISGTFDVKHFDDFLKVLPVIHPIKVVKENNTIVIK, from the coding sequence ATGTCAAACAGAAGTATCCAAGATGAAGAATTAATAAATCAAATCAAAGCTTTACCAAAAGATTTTTTAGATGAACTAAAAAATGAAGTAAAACAAAATAGACTAAAAATAAATAAAAGAAAAAGATTTTTAAAAGTATTTTCACCACTAGCAGCTGCATGTATTTTAGTAGCATTATATGTATCAATTTTTATAGAGTTTCCAAACTATTCTCAAAAATACCAAACTTTAACTAAAATACAAAATAACATCATACTTCCTGATAACTCTAAGATATCATTAGATTCAAATACATCTATAGAAGTAAAATATTATAAAAGTAAAAGAGTTGTTGATTTATCAAATGGAAAAGCAATATTTGATGTAACTTCAAATAAAGAACAACCTTTTATAATACATACAAATAAAATAAATATTGAAGTTGTAGGTACAAAATTTGAAGTTGTAAATAATCAAAATGAACTTCAAGTAAATGTTTTAGAGGGGAGTGTAAAAGTTTTAAGAGCTGAAGGATATGATATACAATTAGCCCTTGTTACAAAAGGACAATCTCTAAAATTTGACCAAAATACAAATAAAATAAGTCAAAAATATGAGAATATAAATCAGATGTTACAATGGAGTGAAGGAAAAGTAAGTTTTAATCAAACAAATCTAAATGATGTTTTCTATGAATTTTCAAAATATCTAGATTTACAAATAACTTTTGAAAAAGAAAGAGCAAAAAGATATCAAATAAGTGGAACTTTTGATGTAAAACATTTTGATGATTTTCTAAAAGTTTTACCTGTAATACACCCTATTAAAGTTGTTAAAGAAAACAATACTATTGTTATAAAATAA